The Glycine soja cultivar W05 chromosome 9, ASM419377v2, whole genome shotgun sequence sequence CAATTTCACCATgaatcaacaaataaaaaaaattaaaatcataccaCAAAATCCAAAACCATTCAATTCACCTTGCATAGCATTTGCTTCATCATATCCTTGTCCCCAACGTTGACAAGTTTAACCCATATTATGTAAACAATGACTCATGACTCTAAATCTAATTTTAATGATAGAGCATTCGTATTATTAGAAATGTTGACAAGACCAAGAAAACACTATAACTATCACTTTCTTACTTGCTTGATGTAAAGCTATAACCATTTGCTTCGTAACTAAGATATCTCGAGATTCATAAATCAAAATAGCAAACAAACTATCTCCTAGATATCCTAACTTGCAGATTCACATTGTATTTTTGCATATACCTCACTAGTAGCATCATTCAGCTGCAAATAATAGCACCATATATTCACACTTAACCGTATCCTTTATACTTGCATACAACCACCTAGATATGATTTACACACGCGAATCAAGTTATCAAATTCTAAGACACCAAAACATAGTAGAGAACAAGAACATATCATTTGCCAACCGTAGAAAGCATGTCTAAAGTTTCATAAAGATCATAATGAATTAACAATGTATGTTCCGTTCAGTGATTGGAGAAATGAGCCACATGAACCAAGGATCATGATCTTCAAACAGAAAATAGAATTGTATCAATTAAGTAACACTAACCACAAATCATCGTCAGATCTACGTTAATCTAGGTTTTCCCTACTCCAGCCCCATACATGAATGGTTTTAAAATGCCAAGAAACATCCACCGcaaatgttaaattaaatacaacagcaataataatataactcaTTTTTGCCTACGACGTATGTCATTTTTCAGTCTTTGAAGCACACGCCACAACatgagatttgaatttctccagctCGGCCAAAACCTCATCTTCTGGTCTGTAGATCAAATCACTCATGCGCCATATCTGCATGAATGAGATTGAATTTGCATCAGACAAAGACGTGTTAAAACAAGCCGATACACATGTTTCAATCATAGTAATTACTGGTTACTAAACTTGAAATACCAGAGTGGACAGTTTGGCCCAGTTCAACCTCATTAATGGGTCTGAGTAAAACTATTCAGAAAAATCAAGCACACAACCTGTGGTGTAAACCAATTTGACTTGGCAGATGTACATGATTTAGTcattcacattaaaaaaaaatgtcaaaataacAGAAAACTTGATCTGCAAGTGCATAGTCCACATCACCAAAGCCCCACTGCGccaaagaaaggaaaaggaaacaGTCTTGCCACTGTCCCCACCCATGCCAGTCATGTATCTGCTCTACCTTGAGCATCCTCAAATCCAATACGAAAACCAGAAACTCCACAATCGAGTGAAAATACCAGGATGAGCCTGGAAAATGTTTGTGCAGTTCTTGGAAGAGGAAAGAGATTGGTTGCTCTTAGGGATgtgtttttgtgaatattaaTAAATGGGTCATCTTTCGGGGATACATGTCTCTCATTAGGTTTAATGTCAACTGTACCATCAAATTTGGTCATGCCACTTACAAGGTTTTTCCAAAAGTAGAATCttcaattataagaaaatgttaaaattattttccataatctatatttcaaaaattgaaaaaagcttttcaTACCTGCAACGTTCCCCCTCCTCCAGTACTTTCACAGTCATCAGACACACTAACAATCGTCCATGGATCATATGCATTCCAATGGAAGTCAACAACTTTATCCCTGCATATAAATACAATGTTTGTAagttaaaagcaaaaaaaagcagatccccccccccaaaaaaaaaaaaaaggcaaacatccctcccccataccttcgcatagcgaagagcctctgggcaatggggtacgaagttttttattatccagtaaatattttgaaaaaataataaacttgcATTCTTAAGAACAAGTCCAGTATTATTTGACATTGACAAGCCATTCAAAATATGGGATGAATGATTCACAAGGGAGAAACAGTCAGAAAAAGGCTTCCAGAGGATGATGCGATGCAAAATGCTAATATGGTGATATCTCAAGTCTAGGATATCAGTTCCATAGAATTCATGAAGAACTGATATTGCAAGCTTGTAACCTATATACACCTTGAATGGATAGTATCTGACATGGTTATGATCAAGGCAAAATCACTAGTACAAATTTAAAAGGGGGCACCATAATGTTTCACAgtatttatatttgatattcaGCATTCCATCATGAATTTGATATCAAAAGATTTCATTGAGAGCGACAGATGAAAACATTGAAAATAGAGAATCAGGCCACATAAGCAACAAAGAAAAACTCAAGGTGTAAAATAAGAAACTTGAGGAGCTACATCAGACaatgaacaaaataacaagagatTCAGATTTGAAAGATACTGCTTTTCGCCTGGCTAAAAAGTTTAAATCGTAAAAGTTTATTTAGATCAAGATGATTCGAATCACTGACAAAAGTATAGTTAACAGTACCAGAAAACAGCAGTTTCATACCTATGACCTGCATGTTGAAAAAACAACCCTGGAGGAGAACTTATTGATTTTCCAGATCGCTCTATCTTTTTACCAACCTGCATTGCAGAACAGAAGCAAGAATGTGAGCTGTTAACACCAGATATTATTTTCGGACAAGAAAGTAGTAAGACACTACTGACTGAAATTACACCTTCTCATAGTCCCAAATGTTTAAGAGACCATCTTCAGCTGAACTTCCAAATACAGATGATTTGTCTGGAGACCACTGAATTAAACAAACAgtgattattaataatataatgccAAGAGGCATGAAGAATTATTCGCAAACAAAAACAATGTCCAAAATTACCTGAACACAAAGAACAGCAGCTTTGTGACCCTCAAATTTATGGATGGGTGACCCAACTCCATTAGTGGTGAGATTGCGGCGATCAAACATGCGAACAGAATTATCTGCTGACCTGCAGAGATGTGGTGACAAGTCAAGTGGGGATGTCCAAACTAGTGGAAATGATAAAAAGTAGTGGACACATCCAAACTAAAATGATGAATAAATGACAATGAGAACTATACAACAGCAGAACATACCCAGTAAGAATCAGATTATCATCATGGGGATTCCAGTCCACACAGTGAAGATCAGCATTATGAGCTTTCTCAACCTGTTACCAAAGTCATAGCAGAGAgaaaacaattaacaaaaatacaaagATAGAGTGTGTATAAATGTTATAGatatgaatattattaaatagagATGCATGTTTTCCGAGCTGATAAAACCTGAATTCTATTCCATACTCCTAATCCAACAACTTTGGGAGTAAAGTaaaatctaaaagaaaaaagaaaacaggtTCTGTTCACACACtctctcaaaaataaaaaaaactgccTTAAAATTTGCAATtctataaaactaataaaaaacaaaaacaaatttaaatacaaGATTGGGCTATAAGCATATACCTTAACCACAGGGCTAGAGCCAACACGTGCATCCCATAAGATGAGACAAGAATCATCTCCAACACTACAGAACTCCTGTGCACTTCAGCATGATCATAATAATGTCAAGAAGTTATggttatttatcaaatatagtATTTAAGTTCATGCAGCTAATATAAGTACAAATACACTAGATCGCTCAaacagaaatttaaaaatataaagatacaACAATATTGCCCCTACCCCCTCTActctttcaaaatatatttgaaaaagtATAGTTATACATTaagcaattaattaataaagaaaaataaggagTTGAGCAAAGGGCACCCTAGACTTCACCCTAATGCTTTTGTTTGGATGCAGGGAGAAAATGTACAAATAGAAAatggaaggaaagaaaataaagagaaaaaacattGTTCTCTTCTATTATTtggaagagaaaaaggaaaatgcatATATTTCTTCTTCAGGTTAGGTTGGAGGAAAGAtaagcaaaaggaaaaaatatatttttgttaaataactTGCAATGGGTGGGTAACTGGGAAGATAAGTATAtttgtcattcaaaacacaTTTGACTGATTCCTAATATCTTCTCATGAGAAGAGACCAAATATTTGTGGATCCCACCATTTTTCTTTCTGCAACCAAGCACCAAACAATAGAAAATCATATAACCATCTCATTCTCTTCCACTCAATTAACTTCTATTCTCTCATAACCAAACAATGCCTAAAGTTTCATAAGGTGAACAGTAAAATGAGAATAGACATTTTATTGAGAAAAGGCATAGAAGAAAGAAACTACTCATTATAAAGTATGCAAATTACCTAGATGGGCAGAAAGCCACATCTTCAACAGTATCCTCATGCCCACAATAGATACCTCGTGGTCCAACAGTAGGGCCATCAGCAGTTTTGTCATTGCCTTCTCCAGATTTAGAGTTTTGTTTGATAATTGACCCACCAGATTTGGAGTCTGTAGCAGCAGATGTTATATGGTCTTCAATACTCCACAACACCACTGTTTTGTCCTTTCCtgcaaatttcaattaattcttTCAGATATGGGAAAATCACATCAAGAATTAAGCAGGATTGTTTAGAGTTAGTAAGAATGACAACCTCCTGAAAGAACATAGGGTTCAGTTGGGCACATAGCAAGAGCAAATTCCGCATTATCTTGGTGTCCGGTCAATATCTGCAAGAGAATTTATATGTGAACATATAAAGAAGCAGCAATCATgcaaataacaaaaatagaaacatagCAGTCACATTTCACAATGGAGGGACTATATTCATTTGAATTTCCATGTTTTTGCCTAAGAGACATGGATGCAAGCTACATTCTCTTTAGTCTTCAGATATTGGTATTGGATACATATCTAATCTAATATGCATACATGGGGATATTCTAAGAAGTATCCAAGCCATTTTTATTGAAGAGGAAAATTGTGTTGATCCAATTCAGGTGGGACACTGCAATATGGCTCAAAAAGGTTCATATACAGTTTAAACCATCCATCTCAAAACAGAATCTTCAGTTTTTTCCATGGATCGACCATTTGGTTTCCTCCACAAGACAGAGTCCTAACTCTTCCCAGCCTATTACCAAACCAGTAAATGTTGCCACCAGTCAGACACACAAGCATGAGCACAGCCCTTCTTTTCCAGGACGCACAGaccatgacctccgagatggactctttatttttttttgtatttaggCAAAAGCAGagttttatatattcataatttataACTATAGTTTGgcttttacaaattacaattacaTCTGTTTTTCTATCTACTTTTATATGCATAACTTCATGtgcatcataaaaatattttctcgcATTTTTTCAAGAATAGTCGCATTAAATACACATCAGATCACGCATGTGCATCATAGGTTTTTGCACCCAAGCCCGTTCTAGCCCCAATATTGCTACCCGTACTCTTCTGTTCAATAGAGCCACAGAAGTATCATGTCccataacttttcaaaaataTCAGCATCTACACAACATATCAGATCAGATATTTGCttcatataactaaaaaatatactacCTCTGTCCTTAAATATAAGACTCTTTTTACTAATTCACACCCTTTAAGAATGttggttaatttagttagtaGCATTAAATTTATTGGCAAGTTGTATTATTTTCCCAAAATTAcccttaaaattagtgagactCATCATCTCTCTCTTCCCAATAAATTACTTtctacctaattaattaatatgtgcTACTCTTCTCCTCCAATCCCTATGAGAGAGAATGCATTTATTACAATTATATCTACTTTTATATGCATAACTTTATGtgcatcataaaaatattgtatctcacatttttttcaagaatAGTCGCATCAAATACATATCAGATCATGTATGTGCATCATAGGCCTTTGCACCCAAGCCCATTCTAGCCCCAATATTGCTACCCCCACTCTTCTGTTCAATAGAGCCACAAAAGTATCATGTCccataacttttcaaaatatCAGCATGTACACAATCAGATCAGATATTTGCttcatataactaaaaaatttactaCCTCTGTCCCTAAATATTAGACTCTTTTTACTACTTCACACCCTTCAAAAATGttggttaatttagttagtaGCATTAAATCATTAGCAAGTTgtattatttttccaaaattacccttaaaattagtgagactCATCATCTCTCTCTTCCCACTAAATTACTTTCtacctatttaattaatatgtgcTACTCTTCTCCTCCAATCCCTATAAGAGAGAGAATgcatttattacaaaataattaagggtattttgatgaaaaaataaataatacaaaagaCAACATGAAAAGAGCCTTATAAAAAGGGACAAATAAATTTGAGAGAAGAGTCTTATATTTAGGGACAGTGATAGTATTCTATAAAGTAATCAAATGAAACTGCTGCATAATCTGACTCTTATAAATAAGACCATATttccaacaaaataaataaatatgtgtatTCATCTGCTTCATTCTTTTTCACGTTCCAAACTAGATTGAACTTTTAGAGATGGAAGTATTTATGCAATATTAATGCCCATTCATACCAAATCAGGACGAGAGTTTGTAGCTCCAAGGACAGCATGGCGATTAGGTTGactttcaacatcccaaacaagGACCTGACATTTAAAGAGTTACAAATAAGGAACCACAAAACCAGGAAATCAAAGTAGCTCCAAAGAATAAAAGCAAAAACATAACAAAGCAAACTGTAAAGTTCTCACATCAGGGCTGTCTGTATGTGTAGCCActatcttggaattttgtggCAATTCCCTAATTCTGTTtacctacaaaacaaagccTTATATCAGATCACACCCTGATCATCAACACAACAAAACTCAagccaaaaatataaatcaCTGATGGATatccaaatataaaatcaaaaccAAGGCAGATTAATTAAGGAAAACTGTTAtcatttattcttcatcatAGATAGCTTATACATGCTTCAAATGCATCCAATTTATAACCTTTCCATCAATGTAAACAgtaaatatacatatacatatacatacctCACCAGGATGTATGATGGTCTTGTACTTCTTCACAAATGGGGACCGCGCCTCTTCATTAAACTGAAATGAGTTTAAAAAAACATTCCTAGCTGCttaatcaaatttcaaataaaaaagtaaaatcccTCAAACAGGACCAAGGTTTTAAATCGCAGTCGCAATTTTGCATTGGTCCTTGATAATTGATATTGCAGACAAATGCAGCCAAAATGGCAGTCATGGATACCACAAAAAACATTAACATTGTGGCCAAAACTGCGGCTGCAGACCGGTTTTCAAAACCTTAGACGAGAAACATGGCATTCACATTCACAAAACCATAATTCACCTGCGAAATGTGCTCAGCAGCAGCAACCCTAGGCTTCACAACCTCGCAATTCGCAATCACCAGAGTATTCGGCACACTACCATCAGtctaccaacaaaaaaaaaacttgatttcaaCTAATCACACAAACCAACACACAAATTGCACTACTACCGAAtaacaacacaacaaaatcaatttccatcacccaacaaattcaaaaaagttttaaaaaaaaataaaaagagagttaAGTTGCTTTGCCTGCTCAGAAAGGTAGAGTCTCTGGCGATTCTTGTAAGTGGCTTGTTCAAGCTGGGGGCCCCACCTatcaacaaacaaacaaaaacatttaaaaaaaattaagattggaaaaataaaaagggaaaagagaaaaccctaGATGGTGTATTACCTGCAAGAGAGAGAGGGCCAGACGAGGTTGTGGTTGGCGAGCCAGTCGTAGAGGACAGGAACAAGGGACTTCCACTGCGTGTATTTCTCGTCCACCGAAGGTTGATCTTGttgctgttgctgctgctgatgatgatgttgttgttgttgttgttgttgttgttgtgttttccTACCTTCCTTCAAACCCTTCCCGTGTTCGTCCTTTGGTTTGGGTTTTCGGCCCcttgtctccttcttcttcaCGACGCCTTGTTGGGGAGGAGGAGTCTCCATCTTTGTTTCTTCTCTTCGctccctctcactccctctcactctctCTCAACTCTCTTTTCGTCTTCCACACTCAcgagtaaataaaaataaaaataaccaatgtttctttaaaaaaaaaaactagggaatttatgtattattaataaattaattagtaaatagcactagtaattaattgatttgaatCGGTGTACACTGTCTTTGCAAATAAATTATCTCGGGGAATGGGATTTGATTTTTCGAAAAAAGATacatttttggatttttatcctaaataaaattttcaaaactcTCTGTAATTTGAAATCAATGTTTAGAGTTGTAAAAATcgatttaatttgataaattaatgtGTCCATTTGTGAAAACGTGTCATCTAATTTGGCAGATAAATGTATGAAAACTGagttaggttaatttttttaggtcAAATAAccaatttagtcatttattttatttttaaaaaaattgttctcgTCATTTATCTttctaaatttattcaaaataatcattctgtcaattaaaagttaacatcgtcaataatattcaaatataaaaggctaaaaatcatcacaaaacaaaaaataagaagtccTCACTTAGAGCAAGCTCTTGACAAAATTCACAAACCCTAATCCCCTTTCAGACCAAACATTCCGCGCTTGCAAATGCAAATCATAAACCATTTTCACATTCCAGTTTTGTTGGGAAGATTTGAAGCTTTTGAACATGTTTTTTTGGCAAGGATCTTATGGCTTGGTCGATGGAGTTGGATTTGGTGATGTTTTCCCAATTTGAAGAAAATCGCCGCTTACAAGGTCGTCGAGTACATTGAGTCTAACAAGCTCAAGGACATCATCGAAATCCCCACCTCCACCAAAACCCACGACTAGTCCCTCTCCCTTGGGATTCCCCTCTCCGATCTTGACGCCCACCCCGTTGTCAATCTTGCCATCAATGATGCCAACATGGTTGACCCCTTCCCTAACTTCATCAAGGATCATGTG is a genomic window containing:
- the LOC114367792 gene encoding WD-40 repeat-containing protein MSI4-like, whose product is METPPPQQGVVKKKETRGRKPKPKDEHGKGLKEGRKTQQQQQQQQQHHHQQQQQQQDQPSVDEKYTQWKSLVPVLYDWLANHNLVWPSLSCRWGPQLEQATYKNRQRLYLSEQTDGSVPNTLVIANCEVVKPRVAAAEHISQFNEEARSPFVKKYKTIIHPGEVNRIRELPQNSKIVATHTDSPDVLVWDVESQPNRHAVLGATNSRPDLILTGHQDNAEFALAMCPTEPYVLSGGKDKTVVLWSIEDHITSAATDSKSGGSIIKQNSKSGEGNDKTADGPTVGPRGIYCGHEDTVEDVAFCPSSAQEFCSVGDDSCLILWDARVGSSPVVKVEKAHNADLHCVDWNPHDDNLILTGSADNSVRMFDRRNLTTNGVGSPIHKFEGHKAAVLCVQWSPDKSSVFGSSAEDGLLNIWDYEKVGKKIERSGKSISSPPGLFFQHAGHRDKVVDFHWNAYDPWTIVSVSDDCESTGGGGTLQIWRMSDLIYRPEDEVLAELEKFKSHVVACASKTEK